A stretch of the Streptomyces sp. NBC_01428 genome encodes the following:
- a CDS encoding fumarate reductase/succinate dehydrogenase flavoprotein subunit: protein MSVVDRQEWDVVVVGAGGAGLRAAIEARERGARTAVICKSLFGKAHTVMAEGGIAAAMGNVNSGDNWQVHFRDTMRGGKFLNQWRMAELHAREAPDRVWELETWGALFDRTKDGRISQRNFGGHEYPRLAHVGDRTGLELIRTLQQKIVSLQQEDMRETGDYESRLKIYQECTVTRILKDGQRVSGTFCYERESGRFFVLEAPSVVIATGGIGKSFKVTSNSWEYTGDGHALALLAGAPLLNMEFVQFHPTGMVWPPSVKGILVTESVRGDGGVLRNSDGKRFMFDYIPDVFKEKYAQSEEEGDRWYEDPDHNRRPPELLPRDEVARAINSEVKAGRGSPHGGVFLDVSTRMPAEVIRRRLPSMYHQFKELADVDITAEAMEVGPTCHYVMGGIAVDSDTAAARGVPGLFAAGEVAGGMHGSNRLGGNSLSDLLVFGRRAGQHAAAYAARHTGDRPPVDEVQVDTAAAEALRPFSAEGPVPGEDNGRPPENPYTLHQELQQAMNDLVGIIRREAEMEQALEKLADLRVRARRAGVEGHRQFNPGWHLALDLRNMLLVSECVARAALERTESRGGHTREDHPAMERVWRRANLLCRLTDPSGGLAATDPVRGQIDLTHEDTEPIRPDLLALFEKEELVKYLADEELYE from the coding sequence ATGTCCGTGGTCGACCGACAGGAGTGGGACGTCGTCGTGGTCGGTGCCGGTGGCGCCGGACTGCGTGCCGCGATCGAGGCACGCGAGCGCGGCGCCCGTACGGCGGTGATCTGCAAGTCGCTGTTCGGCAAGGCCCACACGGTGATGGCCGAGGGCGGCATCGCGGCCGCCATGGGCAACGTGAACTCCGGCGACAACTGGCAGGTCCACTTCCGCGACACCATGCGCGGCGGCAAGTTCCTCAACCAGTGGCGGATGGCCGAGCTGCACGCCCGCGAGGCACCCGACCGGGTCTGGGAGCTGGAGACCTGGGGCGCCCTCTTCGACCGCACGAAGGACGGGCGGATCTCCCAGCGCAACTTCGGCGGCCACGAGTACCCGCGCCTCGCGCACGTCGGCGACCGCACCGGGCTCGAACTGATCCGCACGCTCCAGCAGAAGATCGTGTCCCTCCAGCAGGAGGACATGCGGGAGACCGGCGACTACGAGTCCCGCCTGAAGATCTATCAGGAGTGCACCGTCACCCGGATCCTCAAGGACGGGCAGCGGGTGTCCGGGACCTTCTGCTACGAGCGCGAGTCGGGCCGCTTCTTCGTCCTCGAAGCACCCTCCGTGGTGATCGCCACCGGCGGCATCGGCAAGTCCTTCAAGGTGACGTCCAACTCGTGGGAGTACACCGGCGACGGGCACGCGCTCGCGCTGCTCGCCGGGGCACCGCTGCTCAACATGGAGTTCGTGCAGTTCCACCCGACCGGCATGGTCTGGCCGCCGTCCGTCAAGGGCATCCTCGTCACCGAGTCGGTCCGCGGCGACGGCGGGGTGCTGCGCAACTCCGACGGAAAACGCTTCATGTTCGACTACATCCCGGACGTCTTCAAGGAGAAGTACGCGCAGTCGGAGGAGGAGGGCGACCGCTGGTACGAGGACCCGGACCACAACCGGCGCCCACCGGAACTGCTCCCCCGCGACGAGGTCGCGCGGGCCATCAACTCCGAGGTGAAGGCCGGTCGCGGATCGCCGCACGGCGGGGTCTTCCTCGACGTGTCGACCCGGATGCCCGCCGAGGTGATCCGGCGCCGACTCCCCTCCATGTACCACCAGTTCAAGGAGCTGGCCGACGTCGACATCACGGCCGAGGCGATGGAGGTCGGGCCCACCTGCCACTACGTGATGGGCGGCATCGCGGTCGACTCGGACACGGCGGCGGCGCGCGGCGTCCCCGGCCTGTTCGCGGCCGGCGAGGTCGCGGGCGGCATGCACGGCTCCAACCGGCTCGGCGGCAACTCCCTCTCCGACCTGCTGGTGTTCGGGCGGCGCGCGGGACAGCACGCCGCCGCGTACGCGGCCAGGCACACCGGCGACCGTCCCCCCGTGGACGAGGTCCAGGTCGACACGGCCGCCGCGGAGGCGCTGCGGCCCTTCTCGGCGGAGGGCCCGGTACCCGGCGAGGACAACGGCCGCCCGCCCGAGAACCCGTACACCCTGCACCAGGAGCTCCAGCAGGCCATGAACGACCTGGTCGGCATCATCCGGCGCGAGGCCGAGATGGAGCAGGCGCTGGAGAAGCTCGCCGACCTGCGGGTCCGGGCACGCAGGGCCGGCGTCGAGGGGCACCGGCAGTTCAACCCGGGCTGGCATCTCGCCCTCGACCTGCGCAACATGCTGCTCGTCAGCGAGTGCGTGGCCAGGGCGGCGCTGGAGCGCACGGAGTCCCGCGGCGGGCACACCCGTGAGGACCATCCCGCGATGGAGCGCGTCTGGCGCCGCGCCAACCTGCTGTGCCGGCTCACCGACCCCAGCGGCGGACTGGCCGCCACCGATCCCGTCCGCGGCCAGATCGATCTCACCCACGAGGACACCGAACCCATCCGTCCCGACCTGCTCGCCCTCTTCGAGAAGGAGGAGCTGGTCAAGTACCTCGCCGATGAGGAGCTCTACGAGTGA
- a CDS encoding succinate dehydrogenase/fumarate reductase iron-sulfur subunit has translation MSSYEARFKVWRGDVKGGGLKDFEVEVNDGEVVLDIIHRLQATQAPDLAVRWNCKAGKCGSCSAEVNGRPRLLCMTRMSVFTREETITVTPLRAFPVVRDLVTDVGFNYAKAREVPAFVPPADVGPGEYRMMQEDVDRSQEFRKCIECFLCQDTCHVVRDHEENKPAFAGPRFLMRVAELDMHPLDAAADSGLDRKRTAQEEHGLGYCNITKCCTEVCPEGIKITDNALIPLKERAVDRKYDPLVWLGSKIGRRRG, from the coding sequence GTGAGCAGCTATGAGGCCCGCTTCAAGGTGTGGCGCGGGGACGTGAAGGGCGGCGGCCTGAAGGACTTCGAGGTCGAGGTCAACGACGGCGAGGTGGTGCTCGACATCATCCACCGGCTCCAGGCGACGCAGGCCCCCGACCTCGCGGTGCGCTGGAACTGCAAGGCCGGCAAGTGCGGTTCGTGCTCCGCGGAGGTCAACGGCCGGCCGCGGCTGCTGTGCATGACACGGATGTCGGTGTTCACCCGGGAGGAGACGATCACCGTCACCCCGCTCCGCGCGTTCCCCGTCGTACGGGACCTGGTGACCGACGTCGGCTTCAACTACGCCAAGGCGCGCGAGGTCCCGGCCTTCGTGCCGCCCGCGGACGTCGGGCCCGGCGAGTACCGGATGATGCAGGAGGACGTCGACCGCTCGCAGGAGTTCCGCAAGTGCATCGAGTGCTTCCTCTGCCAGGACACCTGCCATGTCGTCCGTGACCACGAGGAGAACAAGCCGGCGTTCGCGGGTCCCCGGTTCCTGATGCGGGTGGCCGAACTCGACATGCATCCGCTGGACGCGGCGGCGGACTCCGGACTGGACCGCAAACGCACGGCCCAGGAAGAACACGGCCTCGGCTACTGCAACATCACCAAGTGCTGCACCGAGGTCTGCCCGGAGGGCATCAAGATCACGGACAACGCGCTGATCCCGCTGAAGGAACGAGCCGTCGACCGCAAGTACGACCCGTTGGTCTGGCTGGGCTCGAAGATCGGGCGGCGGCGGGGCTGA
- a CDS encoding SpoIIE family protein phosphatase: MSEIPAKATESEDPSGGARADAASDSARTAPGDDAGDTSGEKAGGAAAGPAGEASGEAPGDAMWQTSPPGSIYDYIKVASFSIGADGLVDQWSLRAEQIFGIPAERAVGMDPIEAFVAADRREFGQRKMAEILDGREWTGVVPFRVPAADGTAEPVEGLAEVYVMPTTTEDGERAAVCIVVDVRTLRSIETDLAASQAIFGQSPFGFLLIDTDLRVRRANERFASIFGGDVDDHHGKGVHDYLPHPEAERVTAVLRRVLETGDSITDMHVTGYVPGSEERRHWSVNLYRVHSGSGRPIGIAWLGTDITSRRAAAREAAAARRNLALLNEAGARIGNSLDLETTARELLDVVVPGFCDLATVDLYQGLLAGDEAPPGLVDGSAELRRVAFASAVSDAPFAGGQAPVAVGAVHHYPFNSPCADALRTAKPQYIPADDGGLIQSTLAVPMVAHDTVVGLAQFSRTKGSEPFGERDRSLAVELAARAAVCIDNARLYRREHERALILQRSLLPPGDPEASGLDIACRYLPGNAATEVGGDWFDVIELPGHRTALVVGDVMGRGLRAAVAMGELRTAVRTLALLDLEPAEVLSALDEIARGLGTPGGVQQATRTARQPRDADLSEVYLATCVYAVYDSVTRRCTFANAGHLPPVLVEPGETALMLDVPPGMPLGVGGEPFEEVEVELPEGALLALYTDGLVESRDHPLDEGLQAFVGALTDPTSPLEDVCDHVLNTLDTHHGEDDIALLMARVQGLPADSVGDWTLPREPRSVGRAREYARTQLVAWDLEPLVDTTELLVSELVTNALRYGEGEIRLRLLLDRTLVCEVWDAGLVQPRRRRARDTDEGGRGLQLVGLLSAAWGSRRTPRGKTVWFELPLPDGETSLTDPAEALLSLF; this comes from the coding sequence GTGAGCGAGATACCAGCGAAGGCCACGGAGTCGGAGGACCCGTCGGGCGGCGCGAGGGCTGATGCGGCGAGCGATTCCGCGCGCACGGCCCCCGGCGACGACGCGGGTGACACCTCGGGCGAAAAGGCGGGCGGCGCGGCGGCCGGCCCGGCCGGTGAGGCGTCCGGCGAGGCGCCGGGCGACGCGATGTGGCAGACCAGTCCACCCGGCTCGATCTACGACTACATCAAGGTCGCGTCCTTCTCGATCGGCGCCGACGGGCTGGTCGACCAGTGGAGCCTGCGCGCCGAGCAGATCTTCGGGATCCCCGCGGAGCGGGCCGTCGGCATGGACCCCATCGAGGCGTTCGTCGCCGCCGACCGGCGCGAGTTCGGCCAGCGCAAGATGGCGGAGATCCTGGACGGCCGCGAGTGGACCGGCGTGGTGCCCTTCCGGGTGCCGGCCGCCGACGGCACGGCCGAGCCGGTGGAGGGCCTCGCCGAGGTCTATGTGATGCCGACCACGACCGAGGACGGCGAGCGGGCCGCGGTGTGCATCGTCGTGGACGTCCGCACCCTGCGCAGCATCGAGACCGACCTCGCCGCCTCGCAGGCGATTTTCGGTCAATCTCCGTTCGGGTTCCTTCTGATCGACACCGACCTCCGGGTCCGGCGGGCCAACGAGCGGTTCGCCTCGATCTTCGGCGGTGACGTCGACGACCACCACGGCAAGGGCGTCCACGACTACCTCCCGCACCCGGAGGCCGAGCGCGTCACGGCCGTCCTGCGCCGCGTCCTCGAAACCGGCGACTCCATCACGGACATGCACGTCACGGGCTACGTGCCCGGCTCCGAGGAGCGCCGCCACTGGTCCGTGAACCTCTACCGCGTCCACAGCGGAAGCGGCCGTCCGATCGGTATCGCCTGGCTCGGAACCGACATCACCTCCCGCCGGGCGGCCGCCCGGGAAGCGGCCGCGGCGCGGCGCAATCTCGCCCTTCTGAACGAAGCGGGCGCCCGCATCGGCAACTCCCTCGACCTGGAGACCACCGCGCGCGAACTCCTCGACGTCGTGGTCCCCGGCTTCTGCGACCTCGCGACGGTCGACCTGTACCAGGGACTGCTGGCCGGGGACGAGGCTCCGCCGGGGCTCGTCGACGGCAGCGCGGAACTGCGCCGGGTCGCGTTCGCCAGCGCGGTGTCCGACGCGCCGTTCGCCGGCGGCCAGGCACCCGTCGCCGTCGGCGCCGTCCACCACTACCCCTTCAACTCGCCCTGTGCGGACGCGCTGCGCACCGCCAAGCCGCAGTACATCCCCGCGGACGACGGCGGCCTCATCCAGTCCACGCTCGCCGTCCCGATGGTCGCCCACGACACGGTCGTGGGACTCGCCCAGTTCTCCCGGACGAAGGGCAGCGAACCGTTCGGGGAACGCGACCGGTCCCTGGCCGTGGAACTGGCCGCCCGCGCGGCCGTCTGTATCGACAACGCCCGGCTGTACCGCCGCGAGCACGAACGCGCCCTCATCCTGCAGCGCTCCCTGCTGCCCCCGGGCGACCCCGAGGCCTCCGGCCTGGACATCGCGTGCCGCTATCTGCCGGGCAACGCGGCGACCGAGGTGGGCGGCGACTGGTTCGACGTGATCGAACTCCCCGGCCACCGCACCGCCCTCGTGGTGGGCGACGTGATGGGCCGCGGTCTGCGCGCCGCCGTGGCGATGGGTGAACTCCGCACGGCCGTACGCACCTTGGCCCTCCTCGATCTCGAACCCGCCGAGGTCCTCTCCGCCCTGGACGAGATCGCCCGCGGCCTCGGCACGCCCGGCGGCGTCCAGCAGGCGACCCGCACGGCACGCCAGCCCCGCGACGCCGACCTCTCCGAGGTGTACCTCGCCACCTGCGTCTACGCGGTCTACGACTCCGTGACCCGCCGGTGTACCTTCGCCAACGCGGGCCACCTCCCGCCGGTGCTGGTCGAGCCCGGCGAGACCGCGCTGATGCTCGACGTGCCGCCCGGCATGCCCCTCGGGGTGGGCGGCGAGCCCTTCGAGGAGGTGGAGGTCGAACTGCCCGAGGGCGCGCTGTTGGCGCTCTACACGGATGGACTGGTCGAATCGCGCGACCACCCGCTCGACGAGGGTCTCCAGGCGTTCGTCGGTGCGCTCACCGACCCCACCAGCCCGCTGGAGGACGTCTGCGACCACGTCCTCAACACCCTCGACACCCATCACGGCGAGGACGACATCGCCCTGCTGATGGCCCGCGTCCAGGGGCTGCCCGCCGACTCCGTCGGCGACTGGACCCTGCCGCGCGAGCCGCGCAGTGTGGGCCGCGCCCGCGAGTACGCGCGCACACAGCTCGTCGCCTGGGACCTGGAACCGCTCGTCGACACGACGGAGTTGCTGGTCAGCGAGCTGGTCACCAACGCCCTGCGGTACGGCGAGGGCGAGATCAGACTGCGGCTGCTGCTCGACCGCACCCTCGTCTGCGAGGTCTGGGACGCCGGACTTGTCCAGCCGCGCCGCCGCCGCGCCCGGGACACCGACGAGGGAGGACGCGGCCTCCAGCTGGTCGGTCTCCTCTCCGCGGCGTGGGGCTCCCGCAGGACCCCGCGCGGGAAGACGGTCTGGTTCGAACTCCCGCTGCCGGACGGGGAGACGAGCCTCACCGACCCGGCCGAGGCGCTGCTGAGCCTGTTCTGA
- a CDS encoding ATP-binding protein produces the protein MIDVIDTEGDCAEWTFPADPGAVRTARAAVRGQLRAWELDSVGDIAVLLVSELVTNSLRHATGPIGVRLVRPVDGQRALRVEVSDPLPDPPRERSAAAEDESGRGLQLVAGSCRSWGTWPGDNGKTVWFELAVPG, from the coding sequence GTGATCGATGTGATCGACACCGAAGGCGACTGCGCCGAGTGGACCTTTCCGGCGGACCCGGGTGCTGTCCGCACCGCCCGTGCCGCCGTCCGGGGACAGCTGCGTGCGTGGGAGCTGGATTCCGTCGGTGACATCGCGGTTCTGCTGGTCAGCGAGCTGGTGACGAATTCCCTGCGCCATGCGACGGGCCCGATCGGCGTCCGTCTGGTGCGCCCCGTGGACGGGCAGCGCGCCCTGCGCGTCGAGGTCTCCGACCCCCTGCCGGACCCGCCGCGCGAACGGTCCGCCGCCGCCGAGGACGAGAGCGGCCGCGGACTCCAGCTGGTGGCCGGTTCGTGCAGAAGCTGGGGCACCTGGCCCGGGGACAACGGAAAGACCGTCTGGTTCGAACTCGCCGTGCCGGGGTGA
- a CDS encoding (deoxy)nucleoside triphosphate pyrophosphohydrolase, translating into MTERIVVVAGALVHEGRLLAARRSAPPELAGRWELPGGKVEPGETPEPALVRELREELGVETDPLERVPGEWPLKPGYVLVVWAARLRAGSAAPRPLQDHDELRWLTAEEIWDVDWLDQDVPAVKDVLPLLGPPRG; encoded by the coding sequence ATGACGGAACGGATCGTGGTGGTCGCAGGCGCCCTGGTGCACGAAGGGCGCCTGCTCGCCGCCCGCCGCAGCGCGCCTCCCGAACTCGCCGGGCGCTGGGAACTGCCGGGCGGCAAGGTCGAGCCGGGGGAGACCCCCGAGCCGGCCCTCGTGCGTGAGCTGCGCGAGGAGCTGGGCGTCGAGACGGACCCCCTGGAGCGCGTCCCCGGCGAGTGGCCGCTGAAGCCCGGTTACGTCCTCGTGGTCTGGGCCGCCCGGCTGCGGGCCGGCTCCGCCGCCCCTCGTCCGCTGCAGGACCACGACGAACTGCGCTGGCTCACCGCCGAAGAGATCTGGGACGTGGACTGGCTGGACCAGGACGTGCCGGCGGTCAAGGACGTGCTGCCGCTGCTCGGTCCCCCGCGCGGGTGA
- a CDS encoding SPOR domain-containing protein: MNDGTITLPWLVIRQDDNGNRYRVGRYATRAEAQKTADSLDARGHKQLYWVERIGQNGTR, translated from the coding sequence ATGAACGACGGCACGATCACTCTTCCCTGGCTCGTCATACGGCAGGACGACAACGGCAATCGCTACCGCGTCGGCAGGTACGCGACCCGCGCGGAGGCGCAGAAGACCGCGGACAGCCTCGACGCCCGCGGCCACAAACAGCTCTACTGGGTCGAGCGGATCGGGCAGAACGGCACCCGCTGA
- a CDS encoding GntR family transcriptional regulator — MTFGEQPAYLRVAGDLRKKIVDGSLPPHTRLPSQARIREEYGVSDTVALEARKVLMAEGLVEGRSGSGTYVRERPVPRRVARSGYRPDSGATPFRQEQADMAARGTWESHSRQVEASGAIAERLAIRPGDRVMCTNYVYRDGGEAMMLSTSWEPLAVTGRTPVMLPEEGPLGGMGVVERMAAIDVIVDNVTEEVGARPGLAEELLALGGVPGHVVVVIQRTFYASGRPVETADVVVPADRYRIAYHLPVK; from the coding sequence GTGACTTTCGGTGAACAGCCGGCCTACCTGCGCGTCGCGGGGGATCTCCGTAAGAAGATCGTCGACGGTTCACTGCCACCGCACACCCGCCTCCCCTCGCAGGCCAGGATCCGCGAGGAGTACGGGGTGTCGGACACCGTCGCCCTGGAGGCGCGGAAGGTCCTGATGGCGGAGGGCCTCGTGGAGGGCCGTTCCGGCTCCGGTACGTATGTGCGCGAGCGCCCGGTGCCGCGCCGGGTGGCCCGGTCGGGATACCGGCCGGACAGTGGCGCGACCCCGTTCCGCCAGGAGCAGGCCGACATGGCCGCGCGCGGCACCTGGGAGTCCCACAGCCGGCAGGTCGAGGCGAGCGGCGCGATCGCCGAGCGGCTCGCCATCCGGCCCGGCGACCGCGTGATGTGCACGAACTACGTCTACCGGGACGGCGGCGAGGCGATGATGCTCTCCACCTCCTGGGAGCCGCTCGCCGTCACCGGGCGTACGCCGGTGATGCTCCCCGAGGAGGGGCCGCTCGGCGGCATGGGTGTCGTCGAGCGCATGGCCGCCATCGACGTGATCGTGGACAACGTCACCGAGGAGGTCGGTGCACGCCCCGGTCTCGCCGAGGAACTCCTCGCGCTGGGCGGCGTCCCCGGTCATGTCGTCGTCGTCATCCAGCGGACCTTCTACGCCTCGGGCCGCCCGGTCGAGACGGCGGACGTGGTGGTCCCGGCGGACCGATACCGCATCGCGTACCACCTGCCGGTGAAGTGA
- a CDS encoding DUF4190 domain-containing protein has translation MAIPPPPGPQQPEGQHPPQGAPPGAPGTSGPYPPPNPQVPNPQGPYQQGSYPGPYQQAPYQQGPYQQSPYGTPYQTWGQGYSPYNRPAPVNGLAIAALVLGVLCFLPGVGLVLGIVALVQIGRRGERGKGMAIGGIVMSSIGALLVGLMFATGGADDFWKGFSEGAAGNTFSLSKGECFDAPGDSLEGLAYDVDTVPCAGKHDAEVFASVTVAGDSFPGDSAVTDQADDKCYALMDAYAMDAWAVPDDVDVYYFTPTAQSWRIGDREITCMFGNTDEQGTLTGSLRKDVTTLDGDQFAYLDAARLLNTAMDSAPDEEYVEDDLPGHKKWARRVSDAITEQTGQLRRHTFDPAVSGQVEALLKNLDRSRKEWEKAAEARDADTFYAHYEKGAKLIDGSTTVTTREALGLATTPPAGGGSGGADGGGEGGSGMEV, from the coding sequence GTGGCCATACCCCCGCCGCCCGGGCCGCAGCAACCAGAGGGCCAGCACCCGCCGCAAGGGGCACCGCCGGGCGCTCCGGGGACGTCCGGGCCGTACCCGCCCCCGAACCCGCAGGTTCCGAACCCGCAGGGCCCGTACCAGCAGGGTTCCTACCCGGGTCCGTACCAGCAAGCTCCCTACCAGCAGGGCCCCTACCAGCAGTCCCCGTACGGGACCCCGTACCAGACCTGGGGCCAGGGGTACTCGCCGTACAACCGCCCCGCACCCGTCAACGGGCTCGCGATCGCCGCGCTCGTCCTCGGCGTCCTCTGCTTCCTGCCCGGGGTCGGGCTGGTGCTCGGGATCGTGGCGCTCGTCCAGATCGGCAGGCGCGGGGAGCGCGGCAAGGGCATGGCGATCGGCGGCATCGTGATGTCGTCGATCGGCGCCCTGCTGGTCGGGCTGATGTTCGCCACCGGGGGTGCGGACGACTTCTGGAAGGGCTTCAGCGAAGGGGCGGCCGGAAACACCTTCTCGCTGAGCAAGGGCGAGTGCTTCGACGCCCCGGGTGACAGCCTGGAGGGCCTCGCCTACGACGTCGACACGGTGCCCTGCGCCGGGAAGCACGACGCCGAGGTGTTCGCCTCGGTCACCGTGGCCGGCGACTCCTTCCCCGGCGACTCCGCGGTCACCGACCAGGCCGACGACAAGTGCTACGCGCTCATGGACGCGTACGCGATGGACGCCTGGGCCGTCCCGGACGACGTCGACGTGTACTACTTCACGCCGACCGCGCAGAGCTGGCGCATCGGGGACCGCGAGATCACCTGCATGTTCGGGAACACCGACGAACAGGGCACGCTGACCGGCTCGCTGCGCAAGGACGTGACGACGCTCGACGGCGACCAGTTCGCCTACCTGGACGCGGCACGCCTCCTCAACACGGCGATGGATTCGGCGCCCGACGAGGAGTACGTGGAGGACGACCTGCCGGGCCACAAGAAGTGGGCGCGCAGGGTCTCCGACGCGATCACCGAGCAGACCGGGCAGCTCCGCCGCCACACCTTCGACCCGGCGGTGAGCGGCCAGGTCGAGGCCCTGCTGAAGAACCTCGACCGGTCGCGGAAGGAGTGGGAGAAGGCCGCCGAGGCGCGGGACGCGGACACGTTCTACGCCCACTACGAAAAGGGCGCCAAGCTGATCGACGGCAGCACGACGGTCACCACCCGCGAGGCTCTGGGTCTCGCCACCACCCCGCCGGCGGGCGGCGGCTCCGGCGGCGCTGACGGCGGTGGTGAAGGCGGCAGCGGCATGGAGGTGTGA
- a CDS encoding threonine synthase produces the protein MTALPDCFCPTDGTRVPSGSLAWCCPVCRGPLDLDFSPTPAPLSSLTGRVNSLWRYAECLPLASPTVSLGEGRTPLVSLREDVSAKLDFLTPTLSFKDRGAVLLAELALRLGPRQVLADSSGNAGTAVAAYCARAGLPCTVYVPEGTSPKKLEQIEAHGARLRVVEGDREATARAAREAADEEGVFYASHVFNPYFLHGTKTYVHELWEDLGGRLPDVVVVPVGNGTLLLGAALAVAELHGAGLIDRRPALYAVQSAAVAPLAHAWSEGAEDLVGVTATAPTFAEGIAIPNPPRARQILRAVRASGGAFLTVTEDQIRHAQSDLASRGLYVESTGVACWAAVRDGALGGREAVVPLCGAGVKTGMARE, from the coding sequence ATGACTGCACTGCCGGACTGCTTCTGCCCGACGGACGGCACCCGCGTCCCCTCCGGTTCGCTCGCCTGGTGCTGCCCGGTGTGCCGGGGGCCGCTCGACCTGGACTTCTCCCCGACCCCGGCCCCGCTCTCGTCGCTGACCGGCCGGGTGAACTCGCTGTGGCGGTACGCGGAGTGCCTGCCGCTGGCCTCGCCCACCGTGAGCCTGGGCGAGGGCCGCACCCCGCTGGTGTCCCTCCGCGAGGATGTCTCCGCGAAGCTCGACTTCCTGACGCCGACGCTGTCGTTCAAGGACCGGGGAGCGGTGCTGCTGGCCGAACTGGCGCTGCGGCTGGGTCCACGGCAGGTGCTGGCGGACAGCAGCGGCAACGCGGGCACGGCGGTCGCCGCGTACTGCGCGCGGGCCGGCCTGCCCTGCACCGTGTACGTGCCCGAGGGCACCTCCCCGAAGAAGCTGGAGCAGATCGAGGCGCACGGGGCGCGGCTGCGGGTGGTCGAGGGCGACCGCGAGGCGACGGCACGGGCGGCGCGCGAGGCGGCCGACGAGGAAGGCGTGTTCTACGCCTCGCACGTCTTCAACCCGTACTTCCTGCACGGCACGAAGACGTACGTCCACGAACTCTGGGAGGACCTCGGCGGACGGCTGCCGGACGTCGTCGTGGTGCCGGTCGGCAACGGCACGCTGCTGCTCGGTGCCGCGCTGGCGGTGGCGGAACTGCACGGAGCGGGGCTGATCGACCGCAGGCCCGCGCTGTACGCCGTCCAGTCGGCGGCGGTCGCGCCGCTCGCCCACGCATGGTCCGAGGGTGCCGAGGACCTCGTGGGTGTGACGGCGACAGCGCCCACGTTCGCCGAGGGCATCGCGATCCCGAACCCGCCCCGGGCCCGCCAGATCCTGCGCGCGGTACGCGCCTCCGGGGGCGCCTTCCTGACCGTGACGGAGGACCAGATCCGGCACGCCCAGTCGGATCTGGCGAGCCGCGGCCTGTACGTGGAGTCGACCGGGGTGGCCTGCTGGGCTGCGGTGCGGGACGGCGCGCTCGGCGGGCGCGAGGCGGTGGTGCCGCTGTGCGGCGCGGGCGTGAAGACGGGGATGGCGCGGGAGTGA